One segment of Pseudomonadota bacterium DNA contains the following:
- a CDS encoding ribose-phosphate pyrophosphokinase: MSNGKMMVFAGRSNPELATRIAGKLQQRLGNAHVTTFSDGETSVEILENVRGRDVFVLQSTCAPTNDNLMELLIMVDALRRASADRITAVIPYFGYARQDRRVRSARVAISAKLVADMVVAAGVDRVLTIDLHADQLQGFFGVPVDNVYASPVLLADIWRQKYPELIVVSPDVGGVVRARAVAKQLGDADLAIIDKRRPQANQAQVMHIIGDVEGKSCVIVDDMVDTAGTLCKAAGALKEHGAARVVAYASHPVLSGRAIDNLNESVIDELVVTDTIALSEAATACERIRQVSISDMLAETMRRVHLEESISSLYMD, encoded by the coding sequence GTGAGCAACGGCAAGATGATGGTTTTCGCGGGGCGGTCGAACCCCGAGCTCGCGACGCGCATCGCCGGCAAATTGCAGCAACGCCTCGGCAATGCGCACGTCACGACCTTCAGCGACGGCGAGACCAGCGTCGAAATCCTGGAAAACGTGCGCGGCCGCGACGTGTTCGTGTTGCAGTCCACGTGTGCGCCCACCAACGACAACCTCATGGAGTTGTTGATCATGGTGGACGCGCTCCGCCGCGCGTCCGCCGACCGCATCACGGCCGTGATTCCCTACTTTGGCTATGCCCGCCAGGATCGGCGTGTGCGCAGTGCGCGTGTTGCCATTTCGGCCAAGTTGGTGGCTGACATGGTGGTAGCGGCCGGGGTGGATCGGGTGCTCACGATCGACCTGCACGCCGACCAGCTGCAGGGCTTCTTCGGCGTGCCGGTCGACAACGTCTACGCCTCGCCGGTGTTGCTGGCCGACATCTGGCGGCAGAAGTACCCCGAACTCATCGTTGTCTCGCCCGATGTTGGTGGCGTGGTGCGCGCGCGCGCCGTGGCCAAACAGCTGGGCGATGCGGATCTCGCCATCATCGACAAGCGTCGACCGCAAGCCAACCAGGCGCAGGTGATGCATATCATCGGCGACGTCGAGGGGAAATCCTGCGTGATTGTCGACGACATGGTCGACACCGCCGGCACGCTGTGCAAGGCCGCTGGCGCCCTCAAGGAGCATGGCGCCGCCCGTGTTGTCGCCTATGCATCCCACCCGGTGCTGTCCGGCCGCGCGATCGACAACCTCAACGAGTCCGTGATTGACGAGCTGGTCGTCACCGACACCATCGCGCTGTCAGAGGCCGCCACCGCGTGTGAACGCATTCGCCAGGTATCGATCTCGGACATGCTCGCCGAGACCATGCGCCGCGTGCACCTCGAAGAGTCGATCAGCTCGCTGTATATGGATTGA
- the lolB gene encoding lipoprotein insertase outer membrane protein LolB, translating into MITRLGIAAVVALATLTACATPEKPLVLSLDASEVTARQAVRDRQLQTLPGWRFTGRVKVEGNERPTTAEIQWTKRGDQSRITLSGPGGYRASTLEVSPGKVVLRRAEGDVIRADDPDQLIERLVGWPMPLSLMNDWVLGLPGPANVLARDSQAHLERTQYREWDGQLSGYRSVDDLSMPHRIRVTDGHLRVAISVRQWEIGLQPVENNRRVPIPGVGS; encoded by the coding sequence GTGATCACCAGGCTCGGCATCGCGGCTGTGGTGGCGCTCGCCACCCTGACCGCCTGTGCGACACCGGAGAAGCCGCTGGTCCTGTCGCTCGATGCCTCGGAGGTGACCGCGCGACAGGCGGTGCGCGACCGGCAGTTGCAGACCCTGCCGGGCTGGCGATTCACCGGTCGGGTCAAGGTTGAAGGGAACGAGCGACCGACCACCGCCGAAATTCAGTGGACCAAGCGCGGCGACCAGAGCCGCATCACCTTGTCCGGACCCGGTGGGTACCGGGCGTCGACGCTCGAGGTGTCGCCCGGCAAGGTGGTGTTGCGCCGCGCCGAGGGTGACGTGATTCGCGCCGACGACCCGGATCAACTTATCGAGAGACTGGTCGGCTGGCCCATGCCCCTGTCGCTCATGAACGACTGGGTGCTGGGGCTGCCCGGCCCGGCCAATGTCCTCGCGCGCGACAGCCAGGCTCACCTGGAGCGTACGCAGTACCGGGAATGGGATGGTCAGTTGAGCGGGTACCGTTCGGTGGATGACCTGTCGATGCCGCACCGGATTCGTGTGACCGACGGTCATCTGCGTGTAGCCATCTCGGTGCGGCAGTGGGAAATCGGCTTGCAACCGGTCGAGAACAACCGACGCGTGCCGATCCCCGGCGTCGGCAGCTGA
- a CDS encoding tetratricopeptide repeat protein, giving the protein MKSLGLSIVLATLAACGASPGVAQSEPTAASIERVRAVDQSGEVIYHVLLGEIASNRGDADTAVQSYLTAALMGDDVEVAERAMRIAIEYERWAVAAEAGRHWAALDPAELDVQRLLAGVYLRAGDAPGAAAALEQVLSLSGQSFDAGATSVLAALQQEVDSVLAVEVAKVLVTRHPDSGMAHFVLGQLHADQANWDPALVAFDRSLALKADFGRAQLARARVQLQRGETDDGLDTLRAYIDGHPDDAIAHQGLAQMLVERGRNDEAVIALDALHARHGDRPLLVYNLGLLALELESLEQARRYFTDAVSLDPSRVEAHYFLGRIADYERDYTRAVTHYDRVSSGANAFDAGLRAAELSGRVDGLEAGLVRFSDLRARSTSEAGVRIVLAESGLYQYHDDFDGARATLDAGLEQYPADNDLRYARGLLLARLGDETGFEREMRSVLATEPGNAQALNALGYSLADRNVQLDEAADLIAKAIALEPDDAAIIDSLGWLYFRQGDLEGARTQLERAYSLLADAEIAAHLIEVYWRLGEADSARSLLREALDADPDAGVLQSLLERVPELGDSL; this is encoded by the coding sequence ATGAAATCGCTGGGACTGTCGATCGTGTTGGCCACGCTGGCAGCGTGCGGTGCGTCACCGGGTGTGGCGCAGAGCGAGCCAACGGCGGCCAGCATCGAACGCGTTCGCGCAGTCGACCAGAGCGGTGAGGTGATCTACCACGTGTTGCTCGGCGAGATCGCATCGAACCGGGGCGACGCCGACACCGCCGTGCAAAGCTACCTGACCGCGGCGCTGATGGGCGACGACGTCGAGGTGGCCGAGCGGGCCATGCGCATCGCGATCGAGTACGAGCGTTGGGCGGTCGCCGCCGAGGCCGGTCGTCACTGGGCTGCGCTCGACCCGGCTGAACTCGATGTGCAACGGCTGCTCGCAGGCGTGTACCTGCGCGCAGGTGATGCGCCCGGCGCCGCGGCTGCGCTCGAGCAGGTGCTCAGCCTGTCAGGCCAGTCCTTCGACGCCGGTGCCACGAGCGTGCTCGCAGCCTTGCAGCAGGAAGTCGACAGTGTGCTGGCGGTCGAGGTTGCCAAGGTGCTGGTCACCCGGCACCCGGACAGTGGCATGGCGCACTTCGTCCTCGGCCAACTGCACGCCGACCAGGCGAACTGGGACCCGGCGCTCGTGGCTTTCGACCGAAGCCTCGCGCTGAAGGCGGATTTTGGCCGCGCTCAGCTCGCGCGCGCGCGGGTCCAGCTGCAGCGTGGCGAGACCGACGACGGACTCGACACGCTCCGTGCCTACATCGACGGCCACCCCGACGATGCGATCGCCCATCAGGGCCTTGCCCAGATGCTCGTCGAGCGTGGGCGCAACGACGAAGCCGTGATCGCCCTCGACGCCCTGCACGCGCGCCACGGTGACCGACCCCTGCTGGTGTACAACCTCGGTTTGCTCGCGTTGGAACTCGAGTCCCTCGAGCAGGCCAGGCGCTACTTCACTGACGCCGTGTCGCTCGATCCGAGTCGGGTGGAGGCGCACTATTTTCTCGGCCGCATCGCGGACTACGAGCGTGACTACACCCGTGCCGTGACGCACTACGACCGTGTGTCCAGTGGTGCAAACGCCTTCGATGCCGGTCTGCGGGCGGCAGAATTGTCCGGCCGCGTCGACGGGCTTGAGGCCGGGCTCGTTCGGTTCTCGGACCTGCGTGCCCGATCGACCTCCGAAGCGGGCGTCCGCATCGTTCTGGCGGAGAGCGGGCTCTACCAGTACCACGACGATTTCGACGGCGCGCGGGCGACGCTGGACGCCGGACTCGAACAGTACCCTGCTGACAATGACCTGCGCTATGCGCGCGGCCTGCTGTTGGCCCGCCTCGGCGATGAGACCGGCTTCGAGCGCGAGATGCGCAGTGTGCTGGCCACCGAACCGGGCAACGCCCAGGCGCTCAATGCCTTGGGCTACTCGCTCGCCGACCGCAACGTGCAACTCGACGAAGCCGCCGACCTCATTGCCAAGGCGATTGCCTTGGAGCCCGACGACGCGGCGATCATCGACAGCCTGGGCTGGCTGTACTTCCGCCAGGGCGATCTCGAGGGCGCACGCACGCAACTCGAACGCGCCTACAGCCTGCTGGCCGACGCGGAGATCGCCGCGCACCTGATCGAAGTCTACTGGCGTCTCGGCGAGGCGGACTCGGCGCGGTCGCTGCTGCGTGAGGCGCTCGACGCCGACCCTGACGCCGGCGTATTGCAGTCTCTGCTCGAGCGTGTGCCAGAACTGGGAGACAGCTTGTGA
- the hemA gene encoding glutamyl-tRNA reductase produces the protein MPLVALGLNHHTAPVSVRERVAVEPDAVPERLQRLAALDTVREVALVSTCNRTEVFANLEIGSVERVAEQCFATTPSEFEAVSPYLVTLSERAAVRHLLRVSSGLDSMILGEPQILGQVKSAWVQARDQGTLGQSLGRLFQHAFAVAKRVRSDTDIGAGAVSVAYAAVQLTGRLFDRLEDKTALLLGAGETSELVLQHLQGQGVGQVLIANRSLARADTLAQRFGAEAIALADLDTHLHRADIVIASTASPRPVFGKGTVETALRQRKRRPMLMIDIAVPRDIEAEVGQLDDVFLYTVDDLAHIVDAGQQTRRDAAELGEHIVEHETDAFMRWLAERGALDSVLTLRDHAQTIEQQTLARATRRLRAGDDPEAVLAHLAHALTQRLLHVPVSELRNAAREGDATLLDAAARLFRLDDNHDTRD, from the coding sequence ATGCCACTTGTCGCGCTCGGACTCAACCACCACACCGCCCCGGTCTCGGTGCGCGAGCGCGTGGCCGTGGAACCCGATGCGGTACCCGAACGCCTCCAGCGCCTTGCCGCGCTCGACACCGTGCGGGAGGTTGCGTTGGTCTCGACCTGCAACCGCACCGAAGTCTTCGCCAACCTAGAGATCGGGTCGGTCGAGCGGGTCGCCGAGCAGTGCTTTGCCACCACCCCATCGGAATTCGAGGCCGTCAGCCCCTACCTCGTGACCCTCAGCGAGCGCGCCGCCGTGCGCCACCTGTTGCGCGTCAGCAGCGGCCTGGACTCCATGATCCTCGGAGAACCCCAGATCCTCGGACAGGTCAAGTCCGCCTGGGTTCAAGCGCGCGATCAAGGAACGCTTGGCCAGTCACTGGGCCGCCTGTTCCAGCACGCCTTCGCCGTGGCAAAACGTGTGCGCAGCGACACGGACATCGGCGCCGGCGCAGTGTCAGTGGCCTATGCCGCAGTCCAGCTCACCGGTCGGCTGTTCGACCGGCTGGAGGACAAGACCGCGTTGCTGCTCGGCGCCGGTGAAACCAGCGAGCTGGTGCTCCAGCACCTGCAGGGACAGGGTGTGGGCCAGGTGCTGATCGCCAACCGCTCCCTCGCCCGGGCCGACACGCTCGCGCAGCGTTTCGGGGCCGAGGCCATCGCACTGGCAGACCTCGACACACACCTCCACCGTGCAGACATCGTGATCGCCTCGACGGCGTCGCCGCGCCCGGTATTCGGCAAGGGCACGGTGGAAACCGCACTCCGGCAACGCAAGCGTCGACCCATGCTGATGATCGACATCGCCGTGCCGCGCGACATCGAAGCCGAAGTGGGGCAACTCGACGACGTCTTCCTCTACACCGTCGACGACCTGGCGCACATCGTGGACGCAGGCCAGCAGACGCGGCGCGACGCTGCCGAACTCGGTGAGCACATCGTTGAACATGAAACCGATGCCTTCATGCGCTGGCTGGCCGAGCGCGGTGCGCTCGACTCGGTGCTGACACTCCGCGATCACGCACAGACCATCGAACAGCAGACGCTTGCCCGCGCCACGAGACGCTTGCGGGCCGGCGACGACCCGGAGGCGGTGTTGGCCCACCTCGCCCACGCGTTGACCCAACGCCTGCTGCACGTGCCCGTCTCCGAGTTGCGCAACGCTGCCAGAGAGGGCGACGCCACCTTGCTCGACGCTGCTGCGCGCCTGTTCAGACTTGATGACAACCATGACACCCGCGATTGA
- the prfA gene encoding peptide chain release factor 1, which translates to MTPAIEAKLQTLIERHGEVAALLGDPDVLADQDQFRNLSREYARLEPLAAAYGALETARDDLGAAQEMAADTDSEMRELGRSELQACETRITAMESDIQVLLLPRDERDDNNVYVEVRAGTGGDEAALFAGDLLKMYARYAEQRGWRTEMISASEGEHGGFKQAVMRVIGQGAFSRLKFESGAHRVQRVPQTESQGRIHTSAATVAILPEIEAVDEVEINASDLRIDTYRASGAGGQHVNKTDSAIRITHLPTGIVVECQDERSQHKNRARAMALLQARLLDDEVARQEAERTESRRLQVGSGDRSERIRTYNFPQGRVTDHRVNLTLYKLEDIITGALDEVIDPLLVEHQADLMAELANA; encoded by the coding sequence ATGACACCCGCGATTGAAGCCAAACTGCAGACCCTGATCGAGCGGCACGGCGAGGTTGCTGCCCTGCTCGGCGACCCCGATGTGCTGGCGGATCAGGACCAGTTCAGGAACCTCTCGCGCGAGTACGCACGGCTGGAACCGCTGGCCGCAGCCTACGGCGCGCTCGAGACAGCGCGGGACGACCTCGGTGCCGCACAGGAAATGGCTGCGGACACGGACAGCGAGATGCGCGAGCTCGGCCGCAGCGAACTCCAGGCCTGCGAGACGCGGATTACCGCCATGGAATCCGACATCCAGGTGTTGCTGCTGCCGCGCGATGAGCGTGACGACAACAATGTGTACGTCGAGGTGCGCGCGGGGACCGGTGGCGACGAAGCGGCCCTGTTCGCAGGAGACCTCTTGAAAATGTACGCGCGCTACGCCGAGCAACGCGGTTGGCGCACGGAAATGATCAGCGCCTCCGAGGGTGAGCACGGTGGGTTCAAGCAAGCGGTTATGCGCGTGATTGGCCAGGGTGCCTTCTCCCGGCTGAAATTCGAGTCGGGTGCACACCGCGTGCAACGCGTACCGCAAACCGAATCCCAGGGGCGTATCCACACCTCCGCAGCCACGGTGGCCATCCTGCCCGAAATCGAAGCGGTCGACGAAGTCGAGATCAACGCCAGTGACCTGCGCATTGACACCTACCGCGCCAGCGGCGCGGGTGGGCAACACGTGAACAAGACCGATTCGGCCATCCGCATCACCCACCTGCCCACCGGCATCGTTGTGGAATGCCAGGACGAGCGCTCACAACACAAGAACCGTGCGCGCGCCATGGCGTTGCTGCAGGCGCGTTTGCTCGACGACGAAGTGGCCCGACAGGAGGCCGAGCGCACCGAATCCCGCCGCTTGCAGGTCGGGTCCGGGGACCGTTCAGAGCGTATTCGGACCTACAACTTCCCGCAGGGCCGCGTCACCGACCACCGCGTCAATCTCACGTTGTACAAGCTCGAGGACATCATTACAGGCGCCCTCGACGAGGTCATCGACCCGCTGTTGGTGGAGCACCAGGCCGATCTCATGGCCGAACTTGCCAATGCATGA
- the prmC gene encoding peptide chain release factor N(5)-glutamine methyltransferase — translation MHEPGEDSAPRPLTIGEALREGVARLQAVSDSPRADAGLLLMHCAGVDHATLIAHDERPLDAVQRARFSQLCARRAQGEPVAYLTGERAFWTLCLEVDANTLIPRPDTETLVHAALARLPADGRPRCLDLGTGSGAVALALATERPDCEVWATDIDAGALQVARRNADRAGVPLRVVSGDWFAALDTVTDTRFDVITSNPPYIAADDPHLHRGDLRFEPQHALVAGHDGLAALACIVADAPAWLAPGGWLLVEHGYDQAEAVAALFTRAGYVEVATDHDLGGNPRVTFGRHDVPAGTPRPAAP, via the coding sequence ATGCATGAGCCCGGGGAAGACTCGGCACCACGGCCCCTGACGATCGGCGAGGCCCTGCGTGAGGGGGTTGCGCGCCTGCAGGCCGTTTCGGATTCACCCCGCGCCGACGCTGGGCTGCTGCTGATGCACTGCGCCGGCGTCGACCACGCCACCCTGATTGCGCACGACGAGCGGCCGCTCGATGCGGTGCAGCGCGCCCGCTTCTCACAACTGTGCGCGCGCCGCGCTCAAGGCGAGCCGGTGGCCTACCTCACCGGTGAGCGCGCGTTCTGGACGCTCTGCCTCGAAGTGGACGCGAACACGCTTATCCCGCGGCCGGACACCGAAACGCTGGTACACGCAGCGCTGGCGCGCCTGCCGGCAGACGGCAGGCCGCGGTGTCTGGACCTCGGCACCGGCAGCGGCGCGGTGGCCCTGGCGCTCGCGACGGAACGCCCGGACTGCGAGGTTTGGGCAACCGACATCGACGCCGGCGCACTGCAGGTCGCGCGCCGCAACGCCGACCGCGCCGGCGTGCCGTTGCGCGTGGTGTCCGGTGACTGGTTTGCCGCACTCGACACCGTAACGGACACCCGCTTTGATGTGATCACGAGCAACCCGCCCTATATCGCAGCCGACGACCCCCACCTGCACCGGGGCGACCTGCGATTCGAGCCACAGCACGCGCTCGTGGCCGGGCACGACGGCCTCGCTGCGTTGGCGTGTATCGTCGCCGACGCGCCCGCGTGGCTCGCGCCGGGGGGCTGGTTGCTCGTCGAGCACGGCTACGATCAGGCGGAAGCTGTCGCCGCGCTGTTCACGCGAGCCGGCTACGTCGAGGTGGCGACTGATCACGACCTCGGCGGCAACCCACGCGTGACCTTCGGCCGACACGACGTCCCCGCCGGAACACCGAGACCAGCGGCACCATGA
- a CDS encoding Ppx/GppA phosphatase family protein: protein MTAPDTRDFAAVDLGSNSFHMVIARADGGQLRVLDRLREPVSLGSGLDNDNRLSDAARQRALTCLARFAQRLRALPDRNVRAVGTKTLRRARDASRFIEEAEAVLGHRIDIITGQEEARLVYHGVRASGDMPGQSPHLVIDIGGASTEVAIGSSAQADITESISAGCVVATDRHFPGGRVTAESWQRAHNDVLIELLPLLSAVRDTAWQTAIGSSGSIKALAAHAKRQGLGNGETLTATALAGVCNSLLTAGTVDSAVFDGLSDSRRRVFAGGAVVLSALFSALKISTLRVSQAALREGVLFELFGRSDADVQRQTVLGLQRRFGIDTAQAERVGETVAALIARVEQAWHLPDRFQRVAQQAALLHEIGLAVSHSQFHKHGEMLLRHADMPGFSNRQQACIATLVRLQRKRCSPKLVPPLIHRESATLLRVAVLLRISLILCRDRRTPDLGRLTVIAQGHSVTLQPEQAWFDDHPLTRAELQREVIACAAAGIELVLEPL, encoded by the coding sequence ATGACGGCACCCGACACCCGCGATTTCGCCGCCGTCGACCTCGGATCGAACAGTTTTCATATGGTGATCGCGCGCGCTGACGGCGGCCAGCTGCGCGTACTCGACCGTCTGCGAGAACCTGTCTCGCTCGGCAGCGGCCTCGACAACGACAACCGACTGTCGGACGCGGCGCGCCAGCGCGCACTGACGTGCCTGGCGCGCTTTGCGCAGCGCTTGCGCGCGCTGCCGGACCGCAACGTGCGTGCAGTTGGCACAAAAACCCTGCGCCGGGCACGCGACGCGAGCCGCTTCATCGAGGAAGCCGAGGCGGTGCTCGGCCACCGGATCGACATCATCACGGGTCAGGAAGAGGCCCGACTGGTGTATCACGGCGTGCGTGCCAGTGGTGATATGCCAGGCCAGTCACCTCATCTCGTGATCGACATCGGCGGCGCGAGCACGGAGGTCGCGATTGGCTCGAGCGCACAGGCAGATATCACTGAGAGTATCAGTGCCGGCTGCGTGGTGGCCACCGATCGGCACTTTCCTGGCGGCCGGGTCACGGCGGAGAGCTGGCAACGTGCTCACAACGACGTGCTGATCGAACTGTTGCCGCTGCTCAGCGCCGTTCGAGACACGGCCTGGCAGACGGCGATCGGCAGTTCGGGGTCGATCAAGGCCCTTGCCGCACACGCGAAACGGCAGGGCCTCGGCAACGGCGAAACCCTCACGGCAACGGCGCTCGCAGGCGTGTGCAACAGCCTGCTCACCGCCGGCACAGTCGACTCGGCGGTGTTCGACGGCTTGTCAGACTCGCGTCGACGTGTATTCGCTGGCGGCGCCGTGGTGCTCAGCGCCCTGTTCTCGGCGCTGAAGATCTCGACGCTGCGCGTGTCGCAGGCGGCGCTGCGCGAGGGCGTGCTCTTCGAGCTCTTCGGCCGGAGTGACGCCGATGTGCAGCGGCAAACGGTGCTGGGTCTGCAACGGCGGTTCGGCATCGACACCGCACAGGCTGAGCGCGTCGGCGAGACCGTGGCCGCACTCATCGCTCGCGTAGAGCAAGCCTGGCACCTACCGGACCGCTTCCAGCGCGTGGCACAGCAGGCTGCGCTGCTACACGAAATCGGGTTGGCCGTCTCCCACAGCCAGTTTCACAAGCACGGCGAGATGCTACTGCGTCACGCCGACATGCCCGGCTTCAGCAACCGCCAGCAAGCCTGTATTGCAACCTTGGTACGTCTACAGCGTAAACGCTGCAGCCCGAAACTGGTGCCGCCACTGATCCATCGGGAGTCGGCCACGTTGCTGCGCGTGGCGGTGTTGCTGCGCATCAGCCTGATCCTGTGCCGTGACCGCCGCACGCCCGACCTCGGCCGCCTGACCGTGATCGCCCAGGGGCACAGCGTGACACTGCAGCCCGAACAGGCCTGGTTTGACGACCACCCACTCACGCGCGCCGAGTTGCAGCGCGAGGTCATCGCGTGCGCAGCGGCGGGCATCGAACTGGTGCTCGAACCGCTGTGA
- a CDS encoding ACP phosphodiesterase: MHLLAHAFAGLGDEAETVGQIAGDFVRGRDLSAYAPALSRGIRHHRLLDSFTDRHPVVAKSRARLGGPWRRFASVLVDLAYGHALARDWSQHCAQPIDAFESDVHAALARWHAQLPVRLQRARHRMVEHRVLAGIGDADGVQQACDRLAHRLPALRGAHAAVDRAGDGLHSDFQAFWPELRGYHASLGGAAEPR; the protein is encoded by the coding sequence GTGCATTTGCTCGCACACGCCTTCGCTGGGCTCGGTGACGAGGCCGAAACCGTTGGCCAGATTGCCGGCGATTTCGTGCGCGGTCGCGATTTGTCGGCGTACGCACCGGCGCTGTCGCGCGGCATTCGACACCACCGCTTGCTGGACAGCTTCACTGACCGTCACCCGGTGGTGGCCAAGAGCCGCGCGCGCCTGGGTGGCCCCTGGCGGCGGTTTGCCAGCGTGCTCGTGGATCTGGCGTACGGGCACGCGCTGGCCCGCGATTGGTCTCAACACTGTGCCCAGCCCATCGACGCGTTTGAGTCAGACGTCCATGCGGCACTGGCCCGTTGGCACGCGCAGTTGCCGGTGCGCTTGCAGCGCGCCAGACACCGGATGGTGGAGCACCGTGTCCTCGCCGGTATCGGCGACGCGGACGGGGTGCAACAGGCGTGTGACCGACTGGCACACCGTCTGCCGGCGCTGCGCGGTGCTCACGCGGCGGTTGACCGCGCTGGCGACGGGCTGCACTCGGATTTCCAGGCCTTCTGGCCCGAACTCCGCGGCTACCACGCGTCGCTGGGCGGGGCCGCCGAGCCGCGTTGA
- a CDS encoding HesA/MoeB/ThiF family protein: MDEADFERYSRHINLAQVGFDGQLALSESHVILVGAGGLGCPAALYLASAGVGRLTLIDDDRVELSNLQRQIAHPTERVSEYKAHSLAEACRAINPALTVIPVVERADTGELTARVAAATVVLDATDNLETRHAINRICVEQDTVLVSASAIRFEGQIAVLAPRRGSGGCYRCVYPETLGDAENCQSAGVVGPLVGVLGSYMALAAVKQVVGIGAGDVGSLWLFDAEANHWQCLSIAQRPDCPVCGAYSDVS, encoded by the coding sequence GTGGACGAAGCCGATTTCGAGCGCTACAGCCGACACATCAACCTGGCCCAGGTCGGATTCGACGGCCAGCTCGCCCTGTCCGAATCCCACGTGATTCTGGTCGGAGCCGGTGGGCTCGGCTGCCCTGCGGCGCTCTACCTCGCCAGCGCCGGTGTCGGCCGCCTGACACTGATCGACGACGACCGGGTTGAACTCTCGAACCTGCAGCGGCAGATCGCCCATCCGACCGAGCGCGTGTCCGAGTACAAGGCCCATTCGCTCGCCGAGGCGTGTCGCGCCATCAACCCCGCACTCACGGTCATCCCGGTCGTCGAACGGGCAGACACCGGGGAGCTGACGGCACGGGTGGCCGCCGCCACCGTGGTGCTGGACGCCACGGACAACCTCGAGACGCGTCACGCAATCAACCGCATCTGCGTCGAACAGGACACGGTGTTGGTCAGCGCCTCGGCCATCCGCTTCGAGGGCCAGATCGCCGTGCTGGCACCGCGGCGCGGTTCAGGCGGTTGCTACCGTTGCGTCTACCCCGAGACGCTGGGCGACGCCGAAAACTGCCAATCCGCGGGCGTGGTCGGGCCGCTCGTGGGCGTCCTTGGCAGCTACATGGCTCTCGCGGCGGTGAAACAGGTCGTGGGCATCGGCGCTGGCGACGTCGGCAGCCTGTGGCTGTTCGACGCCGAGGCCAACCACTGGCAGTGTCTGTCCATCGCCCAGCGCCCGGACTGCCCGGTGTGTGGCGCCTATTCCGACGTGTCCTGA
- a CDS encoding Hsp33 family molecular chaperone HslO: protein MGTRRTFLIEAANVRGVHVDLDDVWQSTLARADYADWVLPWLGQAQAAVALLTATIKFDGRLSLQVKGGGPLQLLVAQANADGSLRATARTLGGGEGLNFKQAVGDSAQVALTLSQRRGDDYQGVVALDTDALGDALAGYFALSEQLATQFWLGADATRCRGLLLQRLPGASEDTDGWQRVQQLASTLFEEELLSIDADVLVNRLFHEEDVRLFDPSDMLFRCGCSRERTAAMVRSLGHEDVTALLQEQGGEVLVDCEFCHQQYRFDGDDVAALFADQDTSE, encoded by the coding sequence ATGGGCACACGACGGACCTTTCTGATCGAGGCGGCGAACGTGCGCGGTGTGCACGTGGACCTCGACGACGTGTGGCAGTCAACGCTGGCGCGTGCCGACTACGCCGACTGGGTGTTGCCGTGGCTCGGTCAAGCCCAGGCAGCCGTGGCGCTGCTGACGGCCACGATCAAGTTCGACGGCCGGTTGTCGTTGCAGGTCAAGGGCGGTGGGCCGCTGCAGCTGCTGGTCGCGCAAGCCAACGCCGACGGCTCGCTCCGCGCCACCGCGCGGACGCTCGGTGGCGGCGAGGGCTTGAATTTCAAGCAGGCGGTCGGAGACAGCGCGCAGGTGGCTTTGACCTTGAGCCAGCGCCGGGGCGACGACTACCAGGGCGTGGTTGCGCTTGACACCGACGCGCTCGGCGACGCACTCGCAGGCTACTTTGCGCTGTCGGAGCAGCTCGCCACGCAATTCTGGCTTGGCGCGGATGCCACGCGGTGTCGGGGTCTGTTGTTGCAGCGTCTGCCAGGCGCCTCCGAGGACACTGATGGTTGGCAACGCGTGCAACAACTTGCTTCCACGCTGTTCGAGGAGGAGTTGCTGTCCATCGACGCCGATGTGTTGGTCAACCGGCTGTTCCACGAGGAGGACGTGCGCCTGTTCGACCCCAGCGACATGCTCTTTCGCTGTGGGTGCTCGCGCGAGCGCACAGCGGCGATGGTGCGCAGCCTCGGCCACGAGGACGTGACCGCGTTGTTGCAGGAGCAGGGTGGCGAGGTGCTGGTCGATTGCGAATTCTGCCACCAGCAGTACCGCTTTGACGGCGATGACGTCGCGGCCTTGTTTGCCGATCAGGACACGTCGGAATAG